One Paenarthrobacter aurescens TC1 DNA window includes the following coding sequences:
- the pcrA gene encoding ATP-dependent DNA helicase PcrA (identified by match to protein family HMM PF00580; match to protein family HMM TIGR01073) — MDMLFDPYADGPFKAGTKAAVKAAPELSLSGGGASGPRLQEGTAASGHAPQGPASGGWGNQGAHGLPNAEALLQGLNPQQEEAVKHAGSPLLIVAGAGSGKTRVLSNRIAYLIATKRAHHGEILAITFTNKAAAEMRERIEALVGARAKGMWISTFHSSCVRILRREAANVGLNSNFSIYDSADSLRLITLVAKNLDLDPKKFAPKAIQHKISALKNELIDADSYVSSANHNDPFEQAVAEVFKGYTQRLRQANAMDFDDLIAETVYMFRAFPALAESYRRRFRHVLVDEYQDTNHAQYALVREIVGLGTDTGVEPSELTVVGDSDQSIYAFRGADIRNIVEFEADYPNARTIKLEQNYRSTQNILSAANSVISRNPNRQEKRLWTAEGDGEKIVGYVGENEHDEAQFIAKEIDRLQDEEGLRPGDVAIFYRTNAQSRSIEDVLVRVGLPYKVVGGTRFYERKEIKDALAYLRVLVNPDDDVNLRRVLNEPKRGIGDRAEGAVAALAERERTSFMTAARRADQAPGMATRSVNAVLGFVKLLDDLAEVASGSGAAAALEAVLEQTGYLAGLRASNDPQDESRVENLAELVAVVREYERDNPDGSLGEFLEQVSLVADADQIPDAPGADIDAAVAEAKRMGVVTLMTLHTAKGLEFPVVFLTGMEHGIFPHQRSATDPKELAEERRLAYVGLTRARQRLYVTRSEVRSMWGQSQYNPASQFLEEIPSELVEWKREGMSRQAAGGWGSAPIGSNRYGGSFWGAGTSRGAAASPTAGFDADVPAAVVRNRVQPQKEVISVVVGDKVNHTSFGNGVVLGIEGAGDKTVAKVKFDVGEKRLLLRYAPLTKLDA; from the coding sequence ATGGATATGTTGTTTGACCCCTACGCAGACGGACCCTTCAAAGCAGGCACCAAAGCCGCAGTCAAGGCTGCCCCGGAGCTCTCCCTTTCCGGGGGAGGCGCGTCCGGGCCCCGCCTCCAGGAGGGAACTGCCGCATCCGGGCACGCCCCCCAGGGGCCCGCCTCCGGAGGGTGGGGCAACCAGGGCGCCCACGGACTGCCAAATGCTGAGGCCCTCCTCCAGGGACTGAATCCGCAGCAGGAAGAGGCCGTGAAGCACGCCGGAAGCCCCCTGCTGATCGTTGCAGGTGCAGGGTCCGGCAAGACCCGTGTGCTGAGTAACCGGATCGCTTACCTCATCGCAACCAAGCGTGCTCACCACGGCGAAATCCTTGCGATCACCTTCACCAACAAGGCAGCGGCGGAAATGCGGGAACGCATCGAAGCCTTGGTGGGCGCCCGTGCCAAGGGCATGTGGATTTCTACGTTCCACTCTTCCTGTGTGCGCATTCTGCGCCGGGAAGCTGCCAACGTTGGCCTGAATTCCAACTTCTCCATCTACGACTCCGCTGATTCGCTGCGCCTCATTACACTCGTGGCCAAGAATCTGGACCTTGATCCCAAGAAGTTCGCCCCCAAGGCCATCCAGCACAAGATTTCGGCGCTCAAGAACGAGCTCATTGACGCCGACTCCTACGTTTCCTCGGCAAACCACAACGACCCCTTCGAGCAAGCCGTGGCCGAGGTGTTCAAGGGCTACACGCAGCGTCTCCGGCAAGCCAACGCAATGGACTTCGATGACCTCATCGCGGAAACCGTGTACATGTTCCGGGCCTTCCCGGCGCTCGCGGAGTCCTACCGGCGCCGCTTCCGGCACGTTCTGGTGGACGAGTACCAGGACACCAACCACGCCCAGTACGCCTTGGTCAGGGAAATCGTCGGCTTGGGAACGGACACGGGCGTCGAACCGAGCGAACTCACAGTGGTGGGCGATTCCGATCAGTCCATTTATGCCTTCCGCGGAGCGGACATCCGCAACATTGTGGAGTTCGAAGCCGACTATCCGAACGCCCGCACCATCAAACTTGAGCAGAACTACCGCTCCACGCAGAACATCCTCAGCGCAGCCAACTCGGTGATTTCCCGCAACCCCAACCGGCAGGAAAAGCGTCTGTGGACCGCGGAGGGCGACGGCGAGAAAATTGTTGGCTACGTGGGGGAGAACGAGCACGACGAAGCCCAGTTCATCGCCAAGGAAATTGACCGGCTGCAGGACGAGGAAGGCTTGCGTCCCGGTGACGTCGCCATCTTCTACCGCACCAACGCCCAGTCGCGTTCCATCGAGGACGTTCTGGTTCGCGTCGGCCTTCCCTACAAAGTGGTGGGCGGCACGCGCTTCTATGAGCGCAAGGAAATCAAGGACGCCCTGGCGTACCTGCGCGTCCTGGTGAACCCGGACGACGACGTCAACCTCCGCAGGGTGCTGAACGAACCCAAGCGCGGGATCGGCGATCGCGCCGAGGGCGCAGTTGCCGCGTTGGCCGAGCGGGAACGTACCTCGTTCATGACCGCAGCGCGCCGCGCAGACCAAGCGCCCGGCATGGCAACGCGCTCCGTCAACGCCGTACTCGGATTCGTGAAGCTGCTGGACGACCTCGCGGAGGTGGCCTCCGGCTCCGGTGCTGCCGCTGCTTTGGAGGCAGTCCTCGAACAGACCGGTTACCTGGCGGGGCTGCGCGCCAGCAACGATCCCCAGGACGAATCCCGCGTAGAGAACCTCGCGGAACTGGTGGCCGTGGTCCGGGAGTACGAACGCGACAACCCGGATGGGTCCCTCGGCGAGTTCCTGGAGCAGGTTTCCTTGGTGGCCGATGCCGACCAGATCCCCGATGCTCCGGGTGCGGACATTGACGCCGCCGTCGCGGAGGCCAAGCGGATGGGCGTTGTCACCCTCATGACGCTGCACACGGCCAAGGGCCTGGAGTTCCCGGTGGTCTTCCTCACCGGTATGGAGCACGGCATTTTCCCGCACCAGCGCTCGGCGACGGATCCCAAGGAGCTAGCGGAGGAACGCCGCCTGGCCTACGTGGGCCTGACCCGTGCCCGCCAGCGCCTTTATGTCACGCGCTCTGAGGTTCGCAGCATGTGGGGCCAGAGCCAGTACAACCCCGCCAGCCAGTTCCTGGAAGAGATTCCCTCCGAACTTGTGGAGTGGAAGCGCGAAGGAATGAGTCGCCAGGCCGCAGGTGGCTGGGGGAGCGCCCCCATCGGGTCCAACCGCTACGGTGGTTCGTTCTGGGGTGCGGGCACATCCCGCGGTGCTGCCGCCAGCCCAACCGCAGGGTTCGACGCCGACGTCCCCGCCGCCGTCGTACGCAACAGGGTCCAGCCGCAGAAGGAAGTCATTTCCGTGGTGGTGGGGGATAAGGTCAACCACACAAGCTTCGGCAACGGAGTGGTGCTCGGCATCGAAGGCGCGGGCGACAAGACGGTGGCGAAGGTGAAGTTCGACGTCGGCGAGAAGCGGCTGCTGCTGCGGTATGCGCCCCTGACCAAGTTGGATGCGTGA
- the sucC gene encoding succinyl-CoA synthetase, beta subunit (identified by match to protein family HMM PF00549; match to protein family HMM TIGR01016) encodes MDLFEYQARDMFEAHGVPVLAGIVAHTPEEAKAAAEKIGGVTVVKAQVKVGGRGKAGGVKVAKTAEEALEHSTNILGMDIKGHTVNKVMIAQGADIAEEFYFSVLLDRANRNYLAMCSVEGGMEIEQLAVERPEALAKIAIDPAVGIDQAKADEIVAAAGFAEELRGKVADVILKLWDVFKKEDATLVEVNPLVRTGAGEIVALDGKVSLDENADFRHVHHAHLEDKDAADPLEAKAKAQDLNYVKLDGEVGIIGNGAGLVMSTLDVVAYAGENHGNVKPANFLDIGGGASAEVMANGLDVILGDSQVKSVFVNVFGGITACDAVAKGIVGALAELGSSANKPLVVRLDGNNVEEGRRILTEANHPLVTLAATMDEGADKAAELANAAK; translated from the coding sequence GTGGACCTGTTTGAATATCAGGCGCGCGATATGTTCGAGGCGCACGGTGTACCCGTGCTCGCCGGCATCGTGGCGCACACTCCTGAAGAAGCGAAGGCAGCTGCCGAGAAGATCGGCGGCGTAACTGTCGTAAAGGCACAGGTTAAGGTCGGTGGCCGCGGCAAGGCTGGCGGCGTCAAGGTTGCCAAGACTGCCGAAGAGGCGCTTGAGCACTCCACCAACATCCTGGGCATGGACATCAAGGGCCACACCGTCAACAAGGTGATGATCGCCCAGGGTGCTGACATCGCCGAGGAATTCTACTTCTCGGTCCTCCTGGACCGCGCCAACCGCAACTACCTGGCCATGTGCTCGGTAGAAGGCGGCATGGAAATCGAGCAGCTTGCAGTTGAGCGTCCCGAGGCCCTGGCCAAGATCGCCATCGACCCCGCTGTGGGCATCGACCAGGCCAAGGCTGACGAGATCGTCGCAGCTGCAGGTTTCGCTGAAGAACTGCGCGGCAAGGTAGCCGACGTCATTCTGAAGCTCTGGGACGTCTTCAAGAAGGAAGACGCAACCCTGGTTGAGGTCAACCCTCTGGTCCGTACCGGCGCTGGCGAGATCGTCGCCCTCGACGGCAAGGTCTCCCTGGATGAGAACGCTGACTTCCGCCACGTGCACCACGCACACCTGGAAGACAAGGACGCAGCTGACCCGCTGGAGGCCAAGGCCAAGGCGCAGGACCTGAACTACGTCAAGCTGGACGGCGAAGTAGGCATCATCGGCAACGGCGCCGGTCTTGTGATGTCCACCCTCGACGTCGTTGCTTACGCCGGCGAGAACCACGGCAACGTGAAGCCCGCCAACTTCCTGGACATCGGTGGTGGAGCATCCGCCGAGGTCATGGCCAACGGTCTGGACGTCATCCTTGGCGACTCCCAGGTCAAGAGCGTGTTCGTGAACGTCTTCGGTGGCATCACTGCTTGTGACGCCGTTGCCAAGGGCATCGTCGGTGCACTGGCTGAGCTCGGTTCCTCCGCGAACAAGCCGCTGGTAGTTCGCCTCGACGGCAACAACGTTGAGGAAGGCCGCCGCATCCTGACCGAGGCCAACCACCCGCTGGTTACCCTGGCCGCCACCATGGACGAGGGCGCCGACAAGGCCGCCGAGCTCGCCAACGCAGCTAAGTAA
- a CDS encoding hypothetical protein (identified by Glimmer2; putative) — MVPDHTLPPVINTTTQRTPQKAQSNSKLIVIAGVVASLFLFWYLHLLTLNQMTQLSGGLAMPDSLIGGFSQDYIVQLREAMDESARGQLNYIHKTAGTLFPLIFGFSWLLLIGTNVARKSWRWTLWAAPLLFAVAHLWSNIAIDSVLAAETPDAGSVALASAVTVASWVLFLISLLCGVVAVFLGRKSAKPA, encoded by the coding sequence GTGGTCCCGGATCACACGCTGCCTCCCGTGATCAACACCACCACCCAGCGCACGCCGCAAAAGGCACAGAGCAATTCAAAGCTCATTGTGATCGCGGGCGTCGTGGCCAGCCTGTTCCTGTTCTGGTACCTGCACCTGCTCACCTTGAACCAGATGACGCAGCTCTCCGGTGGCCTGGCGATGCCTGATTCGCTGATCGGCGGCTTCTCGCAGGACTACATCGTCCAGCTTCGAGAGGCCATGGACGAGTCCGCGCGTGGCCAATTGAACTACATCCACAAGACCGCCGGCACCCTGTTTCCGCTGATCTTCGGCTTCAGCTGGCTCCTGCTGATTGGCACCAATGTGGCGCGAAAGTCATGGCGGTGGACACTGTGGGCTGCTCCCCTGCTGTTCGCTGTGGCGCACCTGTGGTCCAACATCGCCATCGATTCCGTGCTGGCTGCCGAAACGCCCGACGCCGGTTCGGTCGCGTTGGCCTCAGCTGTCACCGTCGCGTCGTGGGTGCTGTTCCTGATCAGTCTCCTGTGCGGCGTGGTGGCCGTGTTCCTGGGCAGGAAGAGTGCGAAGCCCGCCTGA
- a CDS encoding hypothetical protein (identified by Glimmer2; putative) — protein sequence MSFYVEVVFCSAGNRDDRDSQLRKVRGNNRD from the coding sequence GTGTCCTTCTACGTCGAAGTAGTTTTCTGTTCAGCCGGGAACCGCGATGACCGCGATAGCCAGCTGCGGAAAGTACGCGGTAACAACCGGGATTGA
- the sucD gene encoding succinyl-CoA synthetase, alpha subunit (identified by match to protein family HMM PF00549; match to protein family HMM PF02629; match to protein family HMM TIGR01019), with product MSIYLNKDSKVIVQGITGGEGTKHTALMLKAGTNIVGGVNARKAGTTVLHGDKEINVFGTVKEAIAETGADVSIVFVPPAFTKDAVVEAIEAGIGLVVVITEGVPVQDSAEFWALAQSKVDADGKQITRIIGPNCPGIITPGEALVGITPANITGKGPIGLVSKSGTLTYQMMYELRDLGFSTAIGIGGDPIIGTTHIDALAAFEADPETKAIVMIGEIGGDAEERAADFIKANVTKPVVGYVAGFTAPEGKTMGHAGAIVSGSAGTAQAKKEALEAAGVKVGKTPSETAKLLREVYATL from the coding sequence ATGTCTATCTACCTCAACAAAGACTCCAAGGTCATCGTTCAGGGCATCACCGGCGGCGAGGGCACCAAGCACACCGCCCTGATGCTCAAGGCCGGCACCAACATTGTTGGTGGCGTCAACGCCCGCAAGGCCGGTACCACGGTCCTGCACGGCGACAAGGAAATCAACGTCTTCGGCACCGTCAAGGAAGCCATCGCTGAAACCGGCGCAGACGTCTCCATCGTCTTCGTTCCCCCGGCATTCACCAAGGACGCCGTGGTTGAAGCCATCGAAGCCGGCATCGGCCTGGTAGTTGTCATCACCGAAGGTGTGCCGGTTCAGGACTCCGCCGAATTCTGGGCACTCGCCCAGTCCAAGGTGGACGCAGACGGCAAACAGATCACCCGCATCATCGGACCGAACTGCCCCGGAATCATTACCCCCGGCGAAGCCTTGGTTGGCATCACCCCGGCGAACATCACGGGCAAGGGCCCCATCGGCCTCGTGTCCAAGTCCGGTACCTTGACCTACCAGATGATGTACGAACTCCGCGACCTCGGCTTCTCCACCGCGATCGGTATCGGTGGCGACCCCATCATCGGCACCACGCACATCGACGCCCTCGCTGCGTTCGAAGCTGACCCGGAGACCAAGGCAATCGTCATGATCGGTGAGATCGGTGGCGACGCTGAAGAGCGCGCAGCCGACTTCATCAAGGCCAACGTCACCAAGCCGGTTGTTGGCTACGTTGCCGGCTTCACGGCTCCCGAGGGCAAGACCATGGGCCACGCAGGCGCCATCGTTTCCGGTTCTGCCGGTACGGCCCAGGCCAAGAAGGAAGCTCTCGAAGCCGCTGGCGTGAAGGTCGGCAAGACGCCGTCCGAGACCGCCAAGCTGCTGCGCGAAGTTTACGCAACGCTCTAG
- a CDS encoding putative lipoprotein: MKPHGIMRDMQRTVWAILAALVMVLAAGCSFATKDPDYVPPAPLPPLEQLQQVPVTEQTTLSAGEDVTAFVTADKNIVCAMTSARGGHLNLPYEANSYSDAANNKFAVVPVVHCELAKYAKPDTGDIADDCAGIGLGYLGGTVLLTPEKAVYGSCRSGVTQMESEFGPKGSRDGPISKLRELADGQNIERNGLRCSAYNGGVACGNVSGGVAFFVSREGYQLISDGGKTVRGNLKQGS, encoded by the coding sequence GTGAAGCCGCACGGCATAATGAGGGACATGCAACGGACTGTTTGGGCGATCCTGGCTGCCTTGGTCATGGTGCTGGCGGCGGGATGCTCCTTCGCCACTAAAGATCCTGACTATGTACCTCCTGCCCCGCTGCCGCCGCTGGAACAGCTCCAACAGGTGCCTGTCACCGAGCAGACCACACTGTCCGCGGGCGAGGATGTCACCGCGTTCGTTACGGCTGACAAGAACATCGTGTGCGCCATGACCTCCGCACGGGGCGGGCACCTCAACCTGCCCTACGAGGCCAACTCCTACTCCGACGCCGCCAACAACAAGTTCGCCGTAGTCCCTGTAGTTCATTGTGAGCTGGCGAAGTATGCCAAGCCGGATACCGGCGACATCGCTGACGACTGCGCAGGAATAGGTCTCGGCTATCTTGGCGGGACGGTGCTCCTCACTCCGGAGAAGGCTGTCTATGGCTCATGTCGTTCCGGCGTAACACAAATGGAGTCGGAGTTCGGGCCCAAGGGCAGCCGTGACGGTCCCATCTCCAAGCTCCGGGAGTTGGCGGACGGGCAGAACATTGAACGCAACGGTCTGCGGTGTTCGGCCTATAACGGGGGCGTTGCCTGCGGAAACGTCTCAGGTGGCGTGGCGTTCTTCGTAAGCCGCGAGGGATACCAGTTGATTTCCGACGGCGGCAAAACGGTCCGCGGGAACCTGAAACAGGGGTCCTGA
- a CDS encoding hypothetical protein (identified by Glimmer2; putative) produces the protein MKGHTTAPAPAGSFLPDTRGIRANIGGWAQLSVVQYFVAEAAVIEAWAGPEPYSRATGFISDLGAISCGIYEDRAVCSPLHLLMNASFVVQGLALILGAVFLTAGLLSVAARAGVTARRFRAVADDSPQTRVLTVPWILAVAIRILTGVAGVGTVLVGLVPEDLGSPWHFAGALMFFIGGGFALLLLGILWFRQTPISWFLAACGLVCIGALVIGGFTGMEVPQPGLLERFMGYPVTIGLAAAGLVIAQRTHTERKLARAGTGSR, from the coding sequence ATGAAAGGGCACACGACTGCACCGGCGCCAGCTGGATCGTTCCTTCCGGATACCCGTGGCATCAGGGCGAACATCGGAGGGTGGGCGCAGCTGAGCGTGGTCCAATACTTCGTGGCTGAGGCCGCCGTGATCGAGGCCTGGGCAGGGCCCGAGCCCTACAGCAGGGCCACCGGATTCATCAGTGACCTCGGAGCAATCTCCTGCGGTATTTACGAGGACCGGGCCGTGTGCTCGCCGTTGCATCTGCTGATGAACGCCTCGTTTGTGGTGCAGGGCCTGGCCCTCATCCTGGGTGCTGTATTCCTGACGGCCGGGCTGTTGAGCGTGGCCGCGCGGGCCGGAGTAACGGCACGACGATTTCGAGCTGTTGCGGACGACTCTCCTCAGACGCGGGTCCTGACCGTGCCCTGGATCCTGGCTGTCGCCATCCGGATCCTCACCGGCGTCGCCGGAGTGGGAACGGTCTTGGTGGGACTGGTGCCCGAAGACCTCGGCTCACCTTGGCACTTTGCCGGTGCGCTCATGTTCTTCATCGGGGGAGGGTTTGCACTGCTCCTGTTGGGCATCCTGTGGTTCCGGCAAACCCCGATCAGTTGGTTCCTCGCTGCCTGCGGGCTGGTTTGTATTGGCGCGCTCGTCATTGGAGGGTTCACCGGGATGGAGGTGCCTCAGCCGGGTTTGCTGGAGCGGTTCATGGGCTATCCGGTGACCATTGGCCTCGCTGCGGCCGGCCTGGTGATTGCCCAGCGCACCCACACGGAACGCAAGTTGGCGCGGGCAGGGACGGGCTCCCGCTGA
- a CDS encoding putative extragenic suppressor protein (inositol monophosphatase family) (identified by match to protein family HMM PF00459), whose amino-acid sequence MTTGRHTATELDPSLDDYQLASALVREAGQLALLMRMGGLQGERKTSVSDVVTAADHAAEAYVLDQLRRCRPDDGILGEEGTSVAGTSDRTWVIDPVDGTYNFLHGSTYWCSAIALKRDDSIHGGTSVADPDVLLGAIYQPELDKLWLGGEGRPATLNGESITGFGDLPVSQISAATYIHPTWLADPRAAMPWHAAAVSAASLRMFGSGSCDLGRVADGELGCWFQHSCPEWDWLPGKAIVRAAGGDTAVVQVNGLNWFVAGGPTAVLELSAALASVPQFA is encoded by the coding sequence ATGACCACCGGCAGGCACACAGCAACTGAACTCGATCCATCACTGGATGACTACCAACTGGCCAGCGCCCTGGTCCGCGAGGCAGGCCAGCTGGCGCTGCTCATGCGGATGGGCGGACTGCAGGGCGAACGCAAGACGTCAGTGTCCGACGTCGTCACTGCAGCTGATCACGCAGCTGAGGCTTACGTCCTGGACCAGTTGCGGCGCTGCCGTCCCGACGACGGCATCCTGGGCGAGGAAGGCACCTCCGTTGCCGGGACAAGCGACCGGACCTGGGTGATCGACCCCGTAGACGGCACGTACAACTTCCTCCACGGCTCCACATACTGGTGTTCCGCCATTGCCCTCAAACGGGACGACTCGATCCACGGCGGCACCTCGGTTGCCGATCCGGACGTGCTGCTGGGCGCCATCTATCAGCCCGAACTGGACAAGCTCTGGCTGGGAGGGGAGGGACGCCCGGCAACCCTGAACGGCGAATCGATCACCGGCTTCGGCGACCTTCCCGTGAGCCAAATCTCCGCCGCAACCTACATCCACCCCACCTGGTTGGCGGACCCCCGCGCGGCCATGCCCTGGCACGCGGCTGCAGTTTCCGCGGCATCACTGCGCATGTTCGGTTCGGGCTCCTGCGACCTTGGCCGGGTGGCCGATGGCGAACTCGGGTGCTGGTTCCAGCACAGCTGCCCCGAATGGGACTGGCTTCCCGGAAAGGCGATCGTCCGCGCTGCCGGCGGGGACACCGCCGTCGTGCAGGTCAACGGACTGAACTGGTTCGTGGCAGGAGGCCCGACGGCGGTACTCGAGCTAAGCGCGGCCCTCGCCTCCGTTCCCCAGTTCGCTTAG